From Topomyia yanbarensis strain Yona2022 chromosome 1, ASM3024719v1, whole genome shotgun sequence, one genomic window encodes:
- the LOC131676037 gene encoding uncharacterized protein K02A2.6-like produces the protein MDSNDQQQPFSGQQTSVNGHLGGTVFLGQQMPFNLPPSGATGNAVDFLEWAAPIVIVRKAGGAIRICGDYSTGLNSLQPHQYPLPLPEDIFAKLANCKVFSQTDLSDAFLQVEVDEQSRHLLTINTHRGLYHYNRLPPDVKIAPGAFQQLIDTMLAGLKGTCGYLDDVVVGGETEKEHDCNLKAVLQRIQEFGFTIRAEKCSFGKDQIPYLGHIIDSRGLRPDPGKIEAIIKLPPPTDVSGVRSFHGAINFYHKFVPNMRTLRYPLDKLLKADSKFEVPAGI, from the exons ATGGATAGCAACGACCAGCAACAACCGTTTTCCGGCCAGCAAACGTCGGTCAATGGTCATCTTGGTGGTACGGTATTCCTCGGCCAACAAATGCCGTTTAACTTACCTCCATCAGGAGCCACGGGAAATGCCG TTGACTTTTTGGAATGGGCGGCGCCAATCGTGATTGTCCGCAAAGCAGGTGGTGCCATCAGAATCTGCGGAGATTATTCAACAGGTCTCAACTCTCTGCAGCCACATCAGTACCCGCTCCCACTTCCGGAAGACATTTTTGCCAAGCTGGCCAACTGTAAAGTGTTCAGTCAAACTGATCTTTCGGATGCTTTTCTACAAGTAGAGGTCGATGAACAGTCCCGCCATCTTCTTACAATTAATACCCATCGTGGGCTGTATCATTACAATCGTCTCCCTCCGGATGTGAAAATCGCACCTGGTGCCTTCCAGCAGCTCATAGACACGATGTTGGCCGGTCTTAAAGGAACTTGCGGCTACTTAGACGACGTCGTGGTCGGTGGCGAAACCGAAAAAGAACATGATTGCAACCTCAAGGCAGTGCTACAGCGCATCCAAGAATTTGGATTCACCATCCGTGCTGAAAAATGCTCTTTCGGCAAGGACCAGATTCCCTATTTGGGTCACATCATCGACAGCCGTGGACTGCGGCCTGATCCAGGAAAAATCGAGGCAATTATTAAGCTACCGCCTCCCACAGATGTTTCTGGCGTTCGTTCCTTTCATGGCGCGATAAATTTTTATCACAAGTTTGTGCCCAACATGCGAACACTGCGGTACCCACTCGACAAACTACTGAAGGCAGATTCCAAGTTCGAAGTGCCAGCAGGCATTTGA